AGAGTTTCTGCTTCACCACGGGATCCTTCTCACTCACAAGCTGTGACCTGACCTCTTCAAAGTTCCTGATTGATATTCGTTCTCCCCTCATAGAGCAGAATGAGATGGGATAATAGATAAAGTTTTGCAAGAGACTGTACATCGCCCATCCCCACTATCCTCTCGCTTTCCGCACCAACCAAAAGATTCCAGCCATCCTCTACAGTTTCAACCCATTCCGTATTCTCTCGTAACGTGATGC
Above is a genomic segment from Methanophagales archaeon containing:
- a CDS encoding UDP-N-acetylglucosamine 2-epimerase, with amino-acid sequence MWKDRRFEPGIQKEAYIFKVPCITLRENTEWVETVEDGWNLLVGAESERIVGMGDVQSLAKLYLLSHLILLYEGRTNINQEL